In Hemibagrus wyckioides isolate EC202008001 linkage group LG21, SWU_Hwy_1.0, whole genome shotgun sequence, the following proteins share a genomic window:
- the LOC131342702 gene encoding serine/threonine-protein kinase pim-1-like, which yields MMPYEKLQLTGYGWLPVEIALMVLANSKPCSKILKILDWYEERKRYVVILERPEPCLDLEEFSSKQGGCLTESEACIVMWQLMVALKHCKSQGILHRDVKPENILIQTNTWQVKLFDFGCGDLVKDSYNYFAGTRQYAPPEWFVQGQYRADPATVWSVGVTLYRLVCGCLPFRTPEETKTGHLFFPESLSQGKKVQRLISYGLINSRLNYTLYTDLSRERSIHLF from the exons ATGATGCCGTAtgaaaaactgcagctt ACAGGATATGGATGGCTCCCCGTTGAGATAGCGCTGATGGTCCTTGCGAACAGCAAACCTTGCTCAAAAATCCTCAAGATTCTGGACTGGTACGAAGAGCGAAAACGCTACGTTGTCATTCTGGAACGGCCTGAACCATGTCTGGACCTCGAGGAATTCTCCAGCAAGCAAGGTGGATGTTTGACGGAGTCCGAGGCTTGCATTGTGATGTGGCAGCTGATGGTGGCGCTGAAGCATTGTAAGAGCCAGGGGATACTGCACCGTGATGTCAAGCCAGAAAACATCCTGATTCAGACCAACACGTGGCAAGTCAAGCTGTTTGACTTCGGTTGCGGAGACCTCGTCAAAGACTCCTACAATTACTTTGCAG GCACACGTCAATATGCCCCTCCTGAGTGGTTCGTACAGGGGCAGTATCGGGCAGACCCAGCTACCGTCTGGTCTGTGGGCGTGACGCTGTACAGGCTGGTGTGTGGCTGTCTGCCTTTCAGGACCCCTGAGGAAACCAAAACTGGCCATTTGTTCTTCCCCGAAAGTCTGTCTCAAGGCAAGAAAGTACAAAGACTGATAAGCTATGGACTAATTAATAGCAGACTGAACTATACCTTATACACAGACTTGAGCAGAGAAAgaagcattcatttattttaa
- the LOC131342692 gene encoding serine/threonine-protein kinase pim-1-like: MMPYEKLQLTGYGWLPVEIALMVLANSKPCSKILKILDWYEERKRYVVILERPEPCLDLEEFSSKQGGCLTESEACIVMWQLMVALKHCKSQGILHRDVKPENILIQTNTWQVKLFDFGCGDLVKDSYNYFAGTRQYAPPEWFVQGQYRADPATVWSVGVTLYRLVCGCLPFRTPEETKTGHLFFPESLSQGKKVQRLISYGLINSRLNYTLYTDLSRERSIHLF, translated from the exons ATGATGCCGTAtgaaaaactgcagctt ACAGGATATGGATGGCTCCCCGTTGAGATAGCGCTGATGGTCCTTGCGAACAGCAAACCTTGCTCAAAAATCCTCAAGATTCTGGACTGGTACGAAGAGCGAAAACGCTACGTTGTCATTCTGGAACGGCCTGAACCATGTCTGGACCTCGAGGAATTCTCCAGCAAGCAAGGTGGATGTTTGACGGAGTCCGAGGCTTGCATTGTGATGTGGCAGCTGATGGTGGCGCTGAAGCATTGTAAGAGCCAGGGGATACTGCACCGTGATGTCAAGCCAGAAAACATCCTGATTCAGACCAACACGTGGCAAGTCAAGCTGTTTGACTTCGGTTGCGGAGACCTCGTCAAAGACTCCTACAATTACTTTGCAG GCACACGTCAATATGCCCCTCCTGAGTGGTTCGTACAGGGGCAGTATCGGGCAGACCCAGCTACCGTCTGGTCTGTGGGCGTGACGCTGTACAGGCTGGTGTGTGGCTGTCTGCCTTTCAGGACCCCTGAGGAAACCAAAACTGGCCATTTGTTCTTCCCCGAAAGTCTGTCTCAAGGCAAGAAAGTACAAAGACTGATAAGCTATGGACTAATTAATAGCAGACTGAACTATACCTTATACACAGACTTGAGCAGAGAAAGAAGcatccatttattttaa